TAATGGTAGGTTCGCCACTATCAGTGTCAGGTCTGTGATGCGACTAAACGTTTGTGTGAGCTCTACTTTCAGCTGATCTCAACCCTTCAGCGATGCGTAACCGAGTCATGTGGAGCAGTGGTACAGCAGGAAGTAATTCTTAGAAATATACCTAACATTGCTCTAGATACACAGAAATATCCCGAATTCGTTTGGCGCCGGAACAAAATATGAAGTATCTGTAAACTCTAGTCACACATGCTATTCAATTTACTGACTACATTGTACGGAACGTCTGGTTTCTTATTGCTGGGCCGCTCATAATTGCTTACTTCACTGACATAACCCGGGGCTGCGTCCATCTGAGCCCGATATGTCACCACTCCTAATACCTCTCCTTAAGGCATTTGAACTCCCCATCGGCGACATGGCGTGTGTGACTGCACCATGGACAACCGCAAGGGGCGCAGTCGAGTCAGTGCTATTCAAAGGAATTAATATTGTAAGCTTTTCTCTTGCATTTATAagtattgtaaactttttttttcaccatgATTGTCCATGTCTTATCAGGTTTCATAAgacgttattatatttaagtacGTATCTGTTAATAACAACGGACGTGGACTACTGTATGCTATTTCATATTTGAGTTGTAATTGGTTATGAAAATTGTTTAATttacgagagaaaaaaatttaaaaactaagaaTTAAGATACGAATTTGAGCAGCATGACTTGGGTTTGGTGCGATTGTACTGGCGAACGACCTCGGCGGCCATGTCTCTCCCCGGTCACTTCACACAGCCACCCGAGGTAGGGCGCTTCCCGCACCCCGGGGACTACAACTGACCATAGTAATTCTGTTATCGTTGGATTAATTTCAGTCACTTATTTATATTCTCTGAGGTTACCTCTGGGGTGCGTATGCTTACCATAAATACCATAGCCGCTCGCTGACTTGTCACCATGTGATTCCATCGTCCAGCCACGAGGAGATTGAGACCCTTCGTAAGCCGGTGGTGCCGCAAGGTGTTTTAGTATCGTACAATTGATGTGTACCGAACGCCGTTCAATAAATATCAGTCTTACCGACCTCATGTTCGCCTCATTCGCCTGACCACGTGTGTGTTGTGAATACCatgggcgtgtgggacgccctaagagctcACTGCGGTGCTCACTAAAGCGTGCGGGCAGGGTCCAGGTAATTTAGGCAGTTTAAGGGGGCACAAGTCATGCCTCACACAGGAGACATCTCGACCCTAGATCTGCAGGCTCTGCAACTGCTCGCAAACGAAACCCCCATCCATGTCACCACCGACACTGGTTGTTAATCGTCCACAGGCATAAAGGCATCAAAACTGCACCCCGTATGATTAACTCCattcaaaagtataaagttagcTGGTGAATTGATAAGTCTGCAAAATTTTGGGTGTCTCAATACGTTGGATTGTTATTACATTTCAAATACCAGAGGGTGCAAGATTAAGTCTAAAAAAGATTTGTCAATCTTTAGTAGTAGCTGTTGCCACTAGAGTGTACCAGGCCATTGCACTAGTTGGTGATGCCAAATTCGAATACTAAAGGGCGccacatttaaatttcaaaacgTAACTGATGAAGGGcgccaaattaaaaatataacgtCATTAGGAGGAATTCCTTGACGTGCACAGAGAGCATAAGGAAAGCCTGTAGGCCCCACCTGCTTCGATTTAAAGGGTGCCATCTTGAATAGAGAGTTATAGGCATTATGTGCCTAAGGACTGAATACGTGCATAGGAACCGTATACGATGGAGAGTTATAGTTATAGGCATTAGATGCACTCACATAAATTTTCTTGATAAACAAATTTTTGTTGTGGTTGCTATAGGCATAGTGGTAAACTAATCTTtacatacattttattataaGAATAGATCCGGGTAACCATTCTGTTTTAGGGGAGCATATaggatttttttataaagataGCCAGCCGTTCTCTATACTTTGCTTAtgaaataatcaaatttttttttatttataaaaaaggtGTAAATGAGATCACTCTATAGTGTTATTAAAAACTGAATATTACCCCAAGCTGCAAGCCAGCCACTTCCTGCAGTCACACAGAGCGGACCACGCAACAAAAGACATTAACTCTGTGGGAGGTTAGATAATTTTAAACTCTATAGCAGCCCTGCTCATGCAATGAACTTTGCTTAGGAGAGAAAACACAGAgtaaaatgtttgtaataaacatTTCTTTATGAACCTAGCATCAACCTGATGGATCCACTTTCGATGTACCAGCTCCTCGTCACGTGTTATTTAAAGAGCAACAACTGAAGGAGCAACAACCTGTTGTCGGGGCCCCTTGCCTCCTCGGACCGTGTGTGTGGCCGAGAACTGGCTATTTCCTGCTACTAAGCTGCTCTTCTGCCATCTTCGTCGTTTCAGTCGTCGCAGCTTTGTTATTGACCAGTCTTTATAAAGTCCTACTATTCTGTCAGCCATACATtttatctctcttccatatgTTATTTTCTTTTAGGCTCCTCTTTGTTTACCATAGTGTGcctgtttttttccttcaatctATTACACATTTTCCTTATTAATTCCACTCAAACATACAACAGTATAAGAGTGTGTGGTGTGTGTCATAGCTGCTGCAGCCAGTAAAGAGCCTCCGTCTGGCGTCACGGCTGCCCGTGTCGAACACGGAGCTGCTGCTACGAGCTGTGACAGCCGTGCTCCCGTGTCAGCACGGCACGATCGTTGCTCGGGACGTACAGAGGCCGGGGACAACGCTGGATTGGTGGATTCCTCTCCCGAGCAGTCACGCGAGCTACAGTTCTCCTGTTCACTTTGTTCCGCTCGGTTCCCTAAGAAGAAGTTGTTGCTACTTCACCGTAGTAAGCATGAGCGCAAGGCAAGTTTTACATGCTCTGAATGcttaaaaatattcacttttaagGAGAGCTTGAAAAGACACATTCActcatattgtggcaagaaacgTTTCTCGTGTTCCATCTGTCCATCTTTCTTTACTGTgaaaaatgaattgaaacaaCATATGAGTGTTCATATGTGTGAAAAACCTTTCTCATGTAACGTATGTGAGGCTAAGTTTAACTCAATTAGGAATTTGAAAAGTCATATGCGCATTCATACCAATGATAAACCATACTCATGTAGCTTGTGCAAAGCAAAGTTTAAACTTAAAAGTTACCTTAAGATACATTCCTCTGTTCATTCTAGTGAGAAACCATTTTCATGTAATGTATGCAGTGCTAGGTTTAAATCTACAAGTTCTTTGCAGGTACACATCCGCATTCACACCGGATATAATCCGTTCTCGTGTAACATATGTGACGCTAAGTTCAGAAAGAAAGCTCATCTAATATCTCACATTCATATTCACACCGGTGAGAGACCATTCACATGTACTGTGTGTGAGGCTAAGTTTATGACGTACGCTAACCTTCAAATACACTCCCGCATTCACACAGGTGAGAAACCATTCACATGTAGTGTGTGCAAAGCTAATTTTAGTCAgaaaaatagtttgaaaattCACTTGTGGATTCACTCAGGTGAGAAACCTTTTTCATGTAGCTTGTGCAGTTATAAGTGTAGAACTAAACAAGTCCTGCAGAGACACTTTTACACTCACACAGGTGAGAAACCATTTTCTTATAGTAAATGTAAAGCTAAATTTAGTCTGagaagtaaaattaaaacatgCCCGCATTCATGCAACTGAGGGACTATTTTCTTGTAGTTTTTGTAAAGCtaaatttaattggaaaattaACTTTAGAAAACATATTCAAATGCACTCACATTAATGTCAGTATGAAACCATTCATAAGTATCATGTGTGCAggtaaattaaattacaaatttctcTTCAGATACCGGTACACACTTTTGttcatttttatttagtaatttatttattatctttaacaTGCCAACCTACAGCTGGGGCCCTTTGTTTGAAACACTTGCTTTCAGTCATACGCAAGCTCAACTAGAATGGTGATATCAAGTACGAGACCATTCTCGGCAAAGTTGCTATGCTGGAACAATTTTTCGTATACAATTTCAGTAGTTATTCTCATATATGGTCGTCATATACGATAGTTCCGGTCTAGGGGGAAATTGCACATGTTCAGCATTGAGGCatgttcggtactcctgttgttcggctagccctgagaaatcaatagtaccatcttgtttaacagaattatagttagattttaaaaaggggaaaaaattttaccttttttccctaaaatgaatacttttcatatttttatgatCACGTCGACGGGGCTATGCCCTCGCCCCGCTTCTGCACCCTCTGTTCAAACCTTCTGCccacgagtgtgtgtgtgtgagtgcgtGTGTTTGCCCGCTCTGCATGTGCCTAGCAtcactgaaataatattttatttaatataatttgtaattttacttatattttcatCCCCAAGTGTTCTATTTTTTAACAGCTTAAGTAAGGACGGAGCAGCGCAATGCACAAACATGTCAGAACGCACCCCATACACGGGCAGTTTATTTTTGAACTCAATAATTAACAATACAAGTAAATATTATTACTTTGTAATTGCTCGAGATGTTCTGTTGTGTTATCTGTTTTGTCTCGTAAATATAGATGACCTAAGGTAGTTCAACCTTTTCCTGCCGCCGTGACACCCGGATCACACCCCAGTCTCTCTCATGCGCTGCCCGGGGAAGGACGCATCCTACGCACCTCGTGGACTTCACCGTTCTATTTTGACTGATCTTCAGCTACCGCCGTCATTAATGTCGTTTTAAACCTTTTCCGTTATCCTTGAGCCGAGTCCCAGGTAGTCGACTGTTTAATTCATCATTTAGGTCCAGAAGGACATTTTAAATCAATGTGACCTAGTCTCTCAAGGGCAGGCCACACAGTGTCCGGGTCCACCCGTGAACCAGTTGAATTGCTTTAGGCATCTTTTTGCAGCTCATCACGTAGCGTTTTGTTTCATATATTGTGTTTGCTGGTGTACGACTCGGCCAGAACGCAACCCGCCAGCCAGATCTGTGCGGACCACGTGAGACGCTCGGGAGCCCGCCGACGACCGCCGCTCGGCATTGTGGGAGCGTAGCCGCAGCTCAGAGCTCGTCAAGCCCTGCGCCCACACGGGCCACGTCACAGAGTCCACAGTCCATAACACGCCTCATTAGTTAACCACGTAAACCCCCGTGATGTCTGAGCTTCATGTTATAACGTGAcaacacatgaattagctcgttaccgagtttagattgTACActtcactggtgagtactgaaaaactctctCTTTTGACGTGTTTTTTGTCTTAGAATCAACAACAAGAACTGCACTCTTTTCCAATATTTCAAAAGTGCAGGAATCAGCCCTATGTTTCAATGTTACGTGACTTAAGTATTTTTCCCGTGAACATGCCCGTAAATCTATGTGTACTACTGAGAGTGTGAATACAGTAAAGTGtagtatgtacatatatatgtacaaacTGTAATAATACAAGTTAAGTGTTGGGTTTATGCACCCATGGTTATTACTAATGGCTTACTTAGCCATTGATTGTAAATGAAACACATCAAGTGATTGTGCTGTTCGCACTATCATTGAGTAATCGATCATACTGCAAACTGTTTGTGCCATAACTTTGTTTTAATGTACTGAAACAAGTTAGAAGGTTCAACAATGTCTAATCAGAAGTGTGCAGTTTTACAGactatttgtttgtatagtagtatttaatttttttgatatcgtaattaataaatgtttatgtaaaaataaattattcagaatTAGGATTATGTAATATGAAAAGATAATTGTAGATCTAAAtgctaagtttttaaatttaacaagttTCTTTTTGAATGAAAGGAAATAAAACCTGACAAATTCTACTTCAGAAAGTGTGTTGCAAAATACTCTTTTATACAAGTCTAAACAAAGTTGTAAGTCGCTCAAGCAGATACAGACTGGAATGTCAACCAAGCCATCTGGAAGCATATGTATTTGAGAATGTTGAGTTCTGGAATGATTGTTCTgaataaattctaaaattcagTAATGACATGTATgtctggtctttttttttttttttttttttaataaaagtgtTGTTAAAAAGTACAATTGGTAATTAATGGAGATATCAGAAAATAATGTTCTAGATTAAACAGAAATAACTATTTTCTCACAAGTAGTGGTTATATTAGTTTTACTGGTTGTTacctgagaataaaaaaaaaatatttttcaatatttactaTGTTTTAAATGTGTTGTTCAGATTGTTGTCATAAAACCGAAAAGCTACaagatttaagaaaaaaaacatactcTGGCAAGATAATTTTTGCGATAAATCACTATTTTTTGTAAGGACCATCAAAACCTGCCCAGGGAATGCTGTTGCAAACTGTGCTGCAATTAGCTTCAGGCTGCACCAAGTTGTTTCATGGTTCATATAAGAACAGACATGATTGGAACGCGAAGTGCCTCTGGTTGTTGATCGGCCGTCACGTGAGATCCCACAACTCTGCAGTGGTAAGAGCTTCCTGGTGCGTGCAAGTCCGGCACGCGTTGGCCACACTGCAGCAGCCACCTCTAGCACTACAACCACCCGTGTCTCTAAATATAACGAGTCTTTGGTACAGTCCAGAAGTATTCATGTAGAGTATGATGTTCTTCCACTATTCTGAGTATGTTAAAAAAACCACAAAACAGTCTACCTTCTGAAGTAGCATGCGATACTCTCAAACGTTTGCTAGAATTCAAAATTCTGTAGGTGGTAGAAATGAAAGAGACAAAAAGATCCGGCTCCAAAAACGTTCGGCCTTCGCAGAACCGAGCCTCTTCAAGTACACACACTTGAAAAATGTTTGATCAGACTAAATTTGTGTTCTACTTGGATGATACAAAAGAAAAAACTAGTGGTTTTGTTGAGTGGTCAGCGTGCCTGGACTGCAAAGTAAAATTCTGACTTTCAGTTCCTGCCCGGGAGGAAACGACAAACTACCGCAGGATCACTTGTCCTGGTTACGTCACTGTGCGGTGTGCTCGTCACAGAGATGCCATGTCACCAGACCGGCCAATCCAGCACTCAGTATTACATATATGAATTTTTCAAGGGTTCTTCAGGGAGTGTAACAGTGCTGTAGGTGAATGTTCTCCCCAGTAATTTGACTTCGTACTTCGTACCTCCTTGCCCCTTAGTTAAAGCAAGGTCCCAGCAATGTCTGCAGGTACAATGTCCATagctactattaaaagtattaattttttccataCGTCCTTTATGTAAATACACATCTTGTAAGAtattaggcagtaaatatttttttatggctGAACTTTATTGTAAACATATGTACCGTGATGTGAGGGGGAAAAAATGGATACAGACAGAAAATTTTCTGATCGTTGCAATGAAACACCTTTAACATCTCAACCACAGATTACTGAAACGAATTTAGTCTTACAATGATTATAAACTATAAAATCTGAAAATTACTGAAGATACAGACACATGTCAAAATCTCATCTTTCAAATAAAGTTTATATTGAAATACAGTAGgtaactgttaaaaatattgacATCCTTCACTGGTTTTAATATGACCTTTTCCTGCAGTGCCCATAAGTAAGTATGGGAACAAAGCTGCTTGGGTGCAGCTGAATCCACGCACTGGTAGAACTGGTATTTGTAACAGAGGGCTCTCTCTTAACTGACCTCCGCGAGTTTGAGACGGCGATGACTCACAGACCTGTCGCGACGTTGTTTCTTCACGTCCTCTCAGCTGTGGGTAGAATACAGCTGAAAAACTACACTCTCTGCCTCTAAAATGCATTACTTACACCACTTACGGATGTGACAGATGAGACGAAATAACACTTTGGAATGCCAGGGAAGTGGGTTGCTTTCTCTCTTCCACCCCTGCGACTGTCAGCGAAGACCATTCCCTACCCTTCCCCTGCACCTGCCCCGGCGACCATTAAGGTTTAACCGGCCGAATCATAATCCAGTATGGGGCCCCGTCCCGAAGATTCCGGTCGAGAGGGAGTCCCCTGTGAGTACATCAGCAGTTCGGAGGAAGTGGTCAGTGTCTGCGAGGGTGTTGGTGTATCCAGAGGAAACAAGACGGTGGGTTCTGTAACAGGGCGGCGGCCGGGCAGTCACCCTCCAGAGTGGAGCAGGGCCTGAACCAGCCACTCAAGTGTTGCCGAGTCCTCGCGGCCCCCACGGAGAGCCCCGCGGGACGGCCGGTGACGACGCTTACGGTACGTGTGTGAGCTCTTCTGCGTGGTCGCTACTCCGAGCTCGTTGTGTTCATGTGCAACCGTCAAAACTGCTGGGAACATAACTGCAGAAGTGGCTCTGTAGGGTTCATTCTTACTGGGACTGTTGGCTGTCATCCCCTTTGCCTTTtataccccctcccctcctgctTTGACCTCGTTGAGCACACTGTCAGCACTGGACTGTCAGTACGCCATTTAACACGGAATTGCCGGCCATTTCgtgataatattaatttaactaagaTTGCTAATTTGTAAATTTCtaatattcataattttattcaaagtttttttgtagtatgtttgtttgttacaaaatattttgaccAAATGGGTagggaaaaataataattatgtttccCTTTTGATAACAGATCTGTTTTTACCATATTTTTATCATACAGTTTCAGATATCTATACCActattttgtagaaaataataGTAACTCTTTTGCTCCAGAAAAAGGAAATGCAACTTTTACCCACAAAGTGTAGCAGATAGTACCAAACAGTCAAGGGTGGCTTGCAAAAATGTCACAGAGAAATCACACACAGTATATAAAAACAAGCTTCTGTGaataaataaagtaaacaaaacttTGAGGTAtcgattttacaaataaaaactatttttatttatttttagcagtGTAGATAGACGCCCCAATTGACAAAAGTTGTGTGCGGCAAGTAAGCATTATTTTATGCATTCAGGATAAGTTAGGCACCATTTTTGACGTATTTTATTGCTGCCATGAGGATTACAGTTATGTCTGAGGGCAAGTAATGTGCGTTAAAATAAACATGAGGTATGCCGGTAAGAACTGTTCATTGGCGCAGCCGACTACGGGACCAAATAGTACATTATCCACGCAGCTGTCAGAGGTAATACGTTGGAAATGACAAGAGTCTAATCGTGAAGAATGCTAGTCAAGGATTGCGCCTGCCTTGTCGCAGGCCTGGAAATACCATGGCGTGGGTAAGGACGGGAGGGGGTATCACCTGGGCAGCCAACCCAATGGGATTCCTGGGAGACATGTTACATTCCTTGGTTAGGTACGGGGAACGCACTCCCGTGGGTCCTGCCGTTCCCTGACAGTGGATCCAGCGGGGCAGATGCGGTGGCCCATGAGTGGTTAATAACACTAATACCATAGTCCTTAATAATATTAAACCCAGTAAGATTGGCTCTTTTACTTTTAAGAACAAACTGAGCTAAAAATAAAGCTTTATAtcttgtctctactaatgatGTCGCTGTCGGCAAAACCCATAAtaaagatgaagaaaaaaaaattgtttttctttccCAGGCAGCTGCTGTTCTGCCGTCTGTGCTCGAGTCATCACAGCCTTGTCATGTCCGGGCCTTACAGGGTCTTATGTTTCTGTCAGCCATACAGGCTGACTCTCTCTTTTATACAAGCATATCCGTAGTTATCTTTCATGCTCCGTATTAGTGTTATTTCATGTGCTTGTATTTTACTCACATTCCATCACTCAATTACACATTTAtatataact
This genomic stretch from Bacillus rossius redtenbacheri isolate Brsri chromosome 16, Brsri_v3, whole genome shotgun sequence harbors:
- the LOC134539925 gene encoding oocyte zinc finger protein XlCOF6-like isoform X2, with amino-acid sequence MRNKMLLQPCVVVLSRIKVTEAQATDHGLARVKDEIITDCRWSSARGHSGFASLEAAGHTREVNHKRRGASVNSQMSLRPLKIVLPRIKVEPGEDVLEGNCKRRGVCASNEMLEAREIIIPRIKVEPGEYLKVQRAIFGADHVKSEIISDCRLSSTPCQINFSIVKEKSEKYDCKSSVPRQIHLTEQGETAGNYESRCSLSQEPATSLVANFADGEQLVGSSETAPNAAAASKEPPSGVTAARVEHGAAATSCDSRAPVSARHDRCSGRTEAGDNAGLVDSSPEQSRELQFSCSLCSARFPKKKLLLLHRSKHERKASFTCSECLKIFTFKESLKRHIHSYCGKKRFSCSICPSFFTVKNELKQHMSVHMCEKPFSCNVCEAKFNSIRNLKSHMRIHTNDKPYSCSLCKAKFKLKSYLKIHSSVHSSEKPFSCNVCSARFKSTSSLQVHIRIHTGYNPFSCNICDAKFRKKAHLISHIHIHTGERPFTCTVCEAKFMTYANLQIHSRIHTGEKPFTCSVCKANFSQKNSLKIHLWIHSGEKPFSCSLCSYKCRTKQVLQRHFYTHTGEKPFSYSKCKAKFSLRSKIKTCPHSCN
- the LOC134539925 gene encoding oocyte zinc finger protein XlCOF6-like isoform X1, whose amino-acid sequence is MAGCVFAGEQVTNTLFIYLFFYFQAQATDHGLARVKDEIITDCRWSSARGHSGFASLEAAGHTREVNHKRRGASVNSQMSLRPLKIVLPRIKVEPGEDVLEGNCKRRGVCASNEMLEAREIIIPRIKVEPGEYLKVQRAIFGADHVKSEIISDCRLSSTPCQINFSIVKEKSEKYDCKSSVPRQIHLTEQGETAGNYESRCSLSQEPATSLVANFADGEQLVGSSETAPNAAAASKEPPSGVTAARVEHGAAATSCDSRAPVSARHDRCSGRTEAGDNAGLVDSSPEQSRELQFSCSLCSARFPKKKLLLLHRSKHERKASFTCSECLKIFTFKESLKRHIHSYCGKKRFSCSICPSFFTVKNELKQHMSVHMCEKPFSCNVCEAKFNSIRNLKSHMRIHTNDKPYSCSLCKAKFKLKSYLKIHSSVHSSEKPFSCNVCSARFKSTSSLQVHIRIHTGYNPFSCNICDAKFRKKAHLISHIHIHTGERPFTCTVCEAKFMTYANLQIHSRIHTGEKPFTCSVCKANFSQKNSLKIHLWIHSGEKPFSCSLCSYKCRTKQVLQRHFYTHTGEKPFSYSKCKAKFSLRSKIKTCPHSCN
- the LOC134539925 gene encoding gastrula zinc finger protein XlCGF57.1-like isoform X3 — translated: MLQHSSDVPSPCQLDTELSRLGALKYSAATFSEVNHKRRGASVNSQMSLRPLKIVLPRIKVEPGEDVLEGNCKRRGVCASNEMLEAREIIIPRIKVEPGEYLKVQRAIFGADHVKSEIISDCRLSSTPCQINFSIVKEKSEKYDCKSSVPRQIHLTEQGETAGNYESRCSLSQEPATSLVANFADGEQLVGSSETAPNAAAASKEPPSGVTAARVEHGAAATSCDSRAPVSARHDRCSGRTEAGDNAGLVDSSPEQSRELQFSCSLCSARFPKKKLLLLHRSKHERKASFTCSECLKIFTFKESLKRHIHSYCGKKRFSCSICPSFFTVKNELKQHMSVHMCEKPFSCNVCEAKFNSIRNLKSHMRIHTNDKPYSCSLCKAKFKLKSYLKIHSSVHSSEKPFSCNVCSARFKSTSSLQVHIRIHTGYNPFSCNICDAKFRKKAHLISHIHIHTGERPFTCTVCEAKFMTYANLQIHSRIHTGEKPFTCSVCKANFSQKNSLKIHLWIHSGEKPFSCSLCSYKCRTKQVLQRHFYTHTGEKPFSYSKCKAKFSLRSKIKTCPHSCN
- the LOC134539925 gene encoding gastrula zinc finger protein XlCGF57.1-like isoform X4 — protein: MSLRPLKIVLPRIKVEPGEDVLEGNCKRRGVCASNEMLEAREIIIPRIKVEPGEYLKVQRAIFGADHVKSEIISDCRLSSTPCQINFSIVKEKSEKYDCKSSVPRQIHLTEQGETAGNYESRCSLSQEPATSLVANFADGEQLVGSSETAPNAAAASKEPPSGVTAARVEHGAAATSCDSRAPVSARHDRCSGRTEAGDNAGLVDSSPEQSRELQFSCSLCSARFPKKKLLLLHRSKHERKASFTCSECLKIFTFKESLKRHIHSYCGKKRFSCSICPSFFTVKNELKQHMSVHMCEKPFSCNVCEAKFNSIRNLKSHMRIHTNDKPYSCSLCKAKFKLKSYLKIHSSVHSSEKPFSCNVCSARFKSTSSLQVHIRIHTGYNPFSCNICDAKFRKKAHLISHIHIHTGERPFTCTVCEAKFMTYANLQIHSRIHTGEKPFTCSVCKANFSQKNSLKIHLWIHSGEKPFSCSLCSYKCRTKQVLQRHFYTHTGEKPFSYSKCKAKFSLRSKIKTCPHSCN